The DNA region TGGATTTTTATTGATGACCAACACGATGAGCCTGATCGCGATCTGGGCATTCAAGAATGGTCTGTATATTGAGAGGTTCACCCTGTTCTCCGCTGCGCCAACGTACTTCACCGCCATTATTGCCGGGCTGTTGTCCTTCCTTTCACCCTGCGTACTTCCACTTG from Anaerolineales bacterium includes:
- a CDS encoding cytochrome c biogenesis protein CcdA yields the protein MFSAAPTYFTAIIAGLLSFLSPCVLPLVPAYLGYLSGHTIQSTGK